In Tenrec ecaudatus isolate mTenEca1 chromosome 4, mTenEca1.hap1, whole genome shotgun sequence, a single window of DNA contains:
- the LOC142445900 gene encoding LOW QUALITY PROTEIN: olfactory receptor 51H1-like (The sequence of the model RefSeq protein was modified relative to this genomic sequence to represent the inferred CDS: substituted 1 base at 1 genomic stop codon), producing MDFNMSHANHQSFMLTGIPGIPDKNPWMAFPLELLYTLTLLGNGTMLAVVKVDQSLHEPMYYFLSILALTDVSLSMSTLPTMLSIFWFNAPEIAFDACITQMFFIHGFGVVESGVLVSMAFDRFVAIRDPLRYASILTHGIIGKIGIAVLTRAVCVVFPVPFLIKRLPFCRSNVLSHSYCLHQDAMRLACASTXVNSLYGLIVVILTLGLDALIILLSYVLILKTVLGVASRAERLRGLSTCLSHICAVLLFYVPLVGVTMVHRFGKHLSPAVHTLMANIYLLLPPVLNPIVYSVKTKQIRRQIIQVFQRRKKSLK from the coding sequence ATGGATTTTAACATGTCACATGCCAACCACCAGAGTTTCATGCTGACAGGTATCCCAGGGATACCAGATAAAAACCCATGGATGGCGTTCCCTCTGGAACTTCTCTACACCCTTACTCTCCTGGGAAATGGCACTATGCTGGCTGTTGTCAAGGTGGATCAGAGTCTCCATGAACCCATGTACTACTTCCTCTCCATCCTGGCGCTGACTGATGTGAGTCTCTCCATGTCTACATTGCCCACTATGCTCAGCATCTTCTGGTTTAATGCCCCTGAGATTGCCTTTGATGCATGCATCACACAGATGTTCTTCATCCATGGGTTTGGAGTGGTAGAGTCAGGAGTACTTGTGTCCATGGCCTTCGACCGATTCGTAGCCATCAGAGACCCACTGCGCTATGCTTCCATCCTCACCCATGGCATCATTGGCAAGATTGGAATAGCTGTCCTCACTCGAGCAGTTTGTGTGGTTTTCCCTGTGCCCTTTCTTATAAAGCGGCTACCATTCTGTCGTTCCAATGTCCTGTCTCATTCTTACTGTCTCCACCAAGATGCCATGAGACTAGCCTGTGCCAGCACATGAGTCAATAGCCTTTACGGGCTCATCGTCGTCATCCTCACTTTGGGGCTGGATGCCCTCATCATACTTTTGTCCTATGTGCTCATCCTCAAGACTGTGCTGGGCGTTGCTTCCAGGGCTGAACGGCTCAGAGGCCTCAGCACCTGCCTCTCTCACATTTGTGCTGTGCTTCTCTTCTATGTCCCCCTCGTTGGTGTCACCATGGTTCACAGATTTGGGAAGCATTTGTCACCAGCAGTGCACACACTCATGGCCAATATCTACCTATTGCTCCCCCCAGTTCTGAACCCCATTGTTTACAGTGTGAAGACTAAGCAGATACGGAGACAGATCATCCAAGTgttccagaggagaaagaagagtctgAAATGA